A stretch of the Salminus brasiliensis chromosome 19, fSalBra1.hap2, whole genome shotgun sequence genome encodes the following:
- the cav2 gene encoding caveolin-2 isoform X1: protein MGLEKEKAETSVIMDEDLFNRSIEPILSKKEKLYTTDPVRDRDPRDINAHLKVEFEDIIAEPSSTHSFDSVWIWSHAVFELLKYVLYRLLTTLLAIPMAFVAGIVFGLLSCVHIWIVMPLVHSCMMALPSIQVVWASLMDMFVGPFFHSIGKSLSSINVKTVQN, encoded by the exons ATGGGGCTCGAAAAAGAAAAGGCAGAAACGAGCGTTATAATGGACGAGGACCTGTTCAACAGGTCGATTGAACCCATCCTCTCAAAGAAAGAGAAGCTGTACACAACGGACCCGGTCCGGGACCGGGACCCTCGGGACATTAACGCTCATTTGAAG GTTGAATTTGAAGACATCATTGCAGAGCCGAGCTCTACTCACAGCTTTGACTCAGTGTGGATATGGAGCCATGCTGTTTTTGAGCTGCTCAAATATGTCCTCTACCGGCTCCTCACCACGCTCCTCGCCATCCCCATGGCCTTCGTGGCTGGAATAGTCTTCGGCCTCCTCAGCTGTGTACATATTTG GATAGTGATGCCTCTGGTGCACAGCTGCATGATGGCCCTGCCCTCCATCCAGGTGGTCTGGGCCAGCCTAATGGACATGTTCGTGGGGCCCTTCTTCCACAGCATCGGCAAGAGCCTGTCCTCCATTAACGTCAAGACTGTGCAAAACTGA
- the cav2 gene encoding caveolin-2 isoform X2, translating into MGLSLVFNHLYSVEPHFLRHDWLKVPNCFRRSQSSRRRRGLSQFYWVEFEDIIAEPSSTHSFDSVWIWSHAVFELLKYVLYRLLTTLLAIPMAFVAGIVFGLLSCVHIWIVMPLVHSCMMALPSIQVVWASLMDMFVGPFFHSIGKSLSSINVKTVQN; encoded by the exons ATGGGTCTCTCTCTTGTTTTTAACCACCTGTATTCCGTCGAGCCCCACTTCCTGCGCCACGATTGGCTAAAAGTTCCGAACTGCTTCCGTAGAAGCCAATCATCGCGAAGGAGGCGGGGTTTGTCACAATTTTATTGG GTTGAATTTGAAGACATCATTGCAGAGCCGAGCTCTACTCACAGCTTTGACTCAGTGTGGATATGGAGCCATGCTGTTTTTGAGCTGCTCAAATATGTCCTCTACCGGCTCCTCACCACGCTCCTCGCCATCCCCATGGCCTTCGTGGCTGGAATAGTCTTCGGCCTCCTCAGCTGTGTACATATTTG GATAGTGATGCCTCTGGTGCACAGCTGCATGATGGCCCTGCCCTCCATCCAGGTGGTCTGGGCCAGCCTAATGGACATGTTCGTGGGGCCCTTCTTCCACAGCATCGGCAAGAGCCTGTCCTCCATTAACGTCAAGACTGTGCAAAACTGA